The region TAGTCGTGCGGAGGTTCTAGATCCAGATCCGCAATTCTTGTCGCAGTTTTCgatccgcgcggtactaccgctcctcctggagcggtactaccacagccTGGCCTGTAACTAGCGCCATGCGGCACTTCCGCACCttgatgcggtactaccgcttggcgcctagaagtaaaaaattacttccgccccaggcgcggtactaccgtgccaccccggcacggtactaccgcggctggcgcggatgtaattttttacatccgtacaCCGGCCCAGTACTACCGTAGATTCATCCAACGCTCTTTTTCTGTCCAGATCTCGTGCTTATTTGTTTCCTTCAGCTTTGCCTTTGTCTTTTGCATTGATCCGTCTTGTTTCCCGTGCTGTTCTTGTGTTTTCTGTCTAGGTGGTGGCTTCGGTTCTCTTGCTCGCCACtcgaatcccagccgtgacacATGGTCAAAGCGGCTGTGCAACCTAGATGAAGCTCCAGAGGGGTCATCTGCTTCCCAACGCAGGACCAAGCACACCGCCAACAAGCAGAAGGAGCCCAttatgggcatggatgagatgccccaGGCCAAGTTTGTCATTGGAAGGAAGCTCAATCCTTATGTGAATCCCCGAGCTAACTTGCGAGGCAATGATctcttctggaccaagcagcagaatctggtctatttggatgtgatcaaggccaagcagaaccttTACGCGGAAGTTCGCTGGAttgacatgcatcatatgaggcaGGACAAGCACCGTGGGTAttttggagaggccttggatctaGTAGAGCAGTTCggctttgagcacatgctcaccttccacaaggattttgatccatagatcatagcACAGTTCTTTGCTTTGGTCTACTTCGGCGTCGATGAAGcaaggaccatgacttggatgagcaatgctcgacggatgtctgctacatggaaggagttcatggagttgGTTAACATTCCAGATGAAGGGCTCGACATGCCAGTTggagttcgccctcatgccaactctAAGTCtaccaacaagaacaagctcatgccatTCCTTGTCCAGAAGACTCTTCCCAgcaagaagaaggtgtgggtgcttaATCCCTTCCTTGACACCATGCATCGGCTCTTCCGGAACACCCTTTTCCCGCGCATTGGTGACATGGGCCAGGTGCATGCCTACCTCGTTGACATgatgctcctttgtgaggaggcccgtcaggctcagactcaaccacttgatgtctcacatatcatgtggtgtgagcttcagttcACCGTGTTCAActgtaaggtccccatctatgggccttacctgtttcacctgatctccaagacttgggatAAGCTCTTTCCCAATGATGAGTTTGAAGCTCCAGgctggattcgtcatgagcccatcaggctccgcatcaagccccaatgggctaacaccaccacttCTGCTGAGGCTGCCATGATGGTTGTggatgaggaggagattgaggaggaagAAGCTGCTGAGGACCGTTCTGCTTTCACTACTCCCTCTGGTGAGCCCTCTTGGGCgaagaagctgaagatcaagatgaAGAGGCTTTTCTGCATGCAGGTCCAGGGTCAGTACAAggcccatgttgctcagaaggaggTGCGCCGTCGTGACATCAGGATCTTGAGGGCGTGCGGCGAGGACGTGGCCAGCGGCTCTGAGAAGCACATCACCCCCGAGGCTGCTTGGATGGCtaagcagggctacaagtggaccgATTCTGAGGAGGAGTACATTCCTGCTGCGGAGTCTGGCGACGAGGAGTCGTTTTCCGCCTGAGCTACCACCTTTGTTGTAGGTGCCCTCTATGccattttggtgtctcgatgccaaagggggagagagtgtaagaTTTGCGTGTCGTGTGTTGTGTGCTTCGCCGTTCGCTTTGCTTTCCGTCTGTTGAACTTGTTTGATTTGGTTTGGTTGTGCTCGTGAGACTAAGTTTATCAtacggtgtaagacatatgcactctatcgttcCTTATTACCTTAGTGAGCTTATGCTATATCGTGCTATTTATGTTTTGCTCATATTTACTATCTTGTTTAGTGTTAGCCTTATCATTGCAAGATATgctttgtctctaaaatatagggggagtggtgatcctagtattcgtgccgtgcagtccaaagcactttactctctagcacgaatctagggggagctcgtctatattctagagatgtggggtttgcttgtgctatattctttccctttgtgcaaatcccgtattgtcatcaatccaccaaaaagggggagattgtaagggcattcttgtcccttagtagttttggtgattgatgacaatgcttttgcggactaattgtgtgtattgagcttttcagatatgtcatgactaaacacaagacaatttgatgcccctcgaagattattgaagacggcgtttctctacggttctttttggtggaattgagtcgtaggaaaaccgtactattaagagggggtccgctctggaaaggtttgggtggaatctcacgtatacgtcccttttgcaccgcctttcctttggCTCCTTGGAGTTTCCTCCGTCTCACCTTGTTTCTGCGAAATGAAGGACTCCGAGTTGCTCTTCTCaggctggcggtagtactgctcctctgagcggtactaccgcaggagccagcAGTAGTACCGGGCTCCAGCACGGTAGTACCATGGGCTtccacggtagtaccactcctcctaagcggtagtaccgtgagttctGGCCTGGCGCTGCTGCacaagcggtagtaggggcggatgtaattttagtACCGTGTCGCCTAGCCAGGTACAGCagcaggagcggaggtaggggcggatgtaattttttacatccgcaccgttcacggtagtaccgcacccctggttcgcggtagtaccgtgtcggattttcgcATCGATAAAAtctcagcggaggtagtcacggaagtaattttttacatctgtgcctactGTGCCTGGACTGTGgctgccctgcggtagtaccgcacagggtCGCAGTAGTACCGCGCTTGCGGTTCTACTGCACCCTATCTATGCTCTTCTGTTCAGGTCCAGCCTCTGCcgcgcccacggtagtaccacggtttgccgcggtagtaccgcaggcccgtgcagtagtaccgctcctgtggtgcggtagtaccgcgggtcgcgggctgagaggtgggtaacggttggaattgttcccccactatataagggggtcttcttctccaagaagacttatctcttccatccctaagctccactgttgctccaagctccattttcgtccGATCTCTCTCCATAGCCAATCAAACttattgatttgctcgggattggttgagaaggccccgatctacacttccaccaagagaagttTGATcccccccccactaatccctagcggatcttgttactcttgggtgtttgagcaccctagacggttgaggtcacttcggagccatagtccattgtggtgaagcttcatggtgtcgttgggagcctccaattaagttgtggagattgccccaaccttgtttgtaaaggttcggtcgccgccttcaagggcaccaatagtggaatcacggcatctcgcattgtgtgagggcgtgaggagaatatggtggccctagtggcttcttggggagcattgtgcctccacaccgctctaacggagatgcacttcccctcaaaaggaaggaacttcggtaacacatcctcgtctccaccggctccactcttggttatctcgcgcctttacttttgcaagcttacttgtgttatatcccttacttgcttgtgtgcttgttgttgttgcatcatataggttgttcacctagttgcatatctagacaacctaccttgatgcaaagtttaatttggtaaagaaaagctaaaaattgttagttgcctattcatccccccctctagtcaactatatcgatcctttcactcccTCTCGTACAACcctagccgtcatctactgttTCTCTCTTTGTGCTGCTTCCGGCGATTCCATCCCATGACCGCGTGCACGGTTGGTCGGGAGAGCAAGTGCCTCCGAAACCCTGTTGTTCGAGATCCTGCCCAAGAGAAcgacaataaggtttttggggagcgtcttgacgcgactgctcccgatccgtccctGTCTTCgtccgcctctgcttccactacttcctctacatcgatgCCATGGCTGATGACGAAGTCGCCAAGAAGAAGGCCTTGGCTGATGCcgaggctgctgctgccgccgccgcgttggcctggccaaccggagggtatgactcGTTCATCCCCTATTTGCTCGTTCATGTGCTAAccgtatatatgttgttcatagatGTTTCGGTTCTATGTACTGTAGGTGCTCACATGCTTAGGTATCGGTATGAGATGCATACCGTATTTGCCATGTTTACTGTCTACTTGTGGATTAGATTAATCGAgtaagtgctaatatttccaacaggtAAGTCACGGAGAAGTGCATCGATGCACGCAGCGGCAGCTGCACGCACCGCATGGACGGTGCGCATGCCGTTGCGATTCGGATCAGCTGAGCGTGCTAGTTAGAGTATATGGCTGAACGTTGGGGGGCAAAGTGTTATGCGTATTCGAAGGACCAAGCCTGACAACACGATCTGACACAAGCAAGTACGTGCACAGACGAATACGACGTGCAACGCAGCAGCCTACACCCGCACATTCGCACAACCCGGCTACACTTCATTGTCAGGAGTGTTTTCAGTTAATGCACGATGTACTGTGTACAGCGACGCAGGCACGCAGCAACCTTAGCTAGGCAAACATTATCATATTTTTTATTAGTTGCTGTAATCACATGGTTCATCCATAAACACCGAAAATATCTCTAGTTCTATTTCAAACGAAACGCTTAATACATTATTGACTTAATAAATAAAAAAATCATAAGCGATCTCCAACACTACACGTAGATAACCAAACTAGCATGGCCTACGTTTTAACAGCATTTTTGCTAGGCCACTAAAGTACTAAACGGGAGCACGAATGCCCACGCTGCACACTTCGTCCATCCAACGCGCTCACGGGCAGCTGTTACGTCGTACACACAGCAGAGAACACGTCCCCGCATGCGTGCATGGCGCGGCCGCACCACCGCCATGTTGACTATCGGGTCATGGTCCCCACCTGCTCGCACATAACACTTGTCACGGCGCCATGCAAAGCAAATAGTATGGGACGCAGGACAGCGCCACGGCCGCGCTATATACACGCCGCGCGGAAAAAGTAATGGTTTTAGCATGCGCGCTATCGTTCCGGACGCTCCAGCGGATGCGTAAAAACCGTGCGTACGGTATATGTAATTCAGCGCGCTGGTGGAAACGCTATCATGCGCCGCTTATTTTCTACGTTCGCTCCCGTGCGCTGGACTCTCGAGCGCTCGCGCGCAACTCCAACTGCCcatccagccgcgccgccgccgccgcccatgccaCCCTATTTTTCCGGcgaccgttccggcgcttccccgGTCTCTTCCCACGCGGCTGcggcttcctccctctctctctagtTAGCGCCGCCCGTCGCGCGCGGCAGTCCTCCGACGAATAGCGCCCGGCCGCCCACCGTCGCttggcgcccgcaaggtgttcgacaaaaggcCCGCAATATATGTATTGCTTTCAACTTCCACATTTTTACATGaaatttggtgcatgttgtttaTAGCCTAGTTTTGAACATTTTAGATGAGTTCGccatatgattcttccgaagaagaatttgatatggaagaggaggaggatcttgcaatgatcctagctatgcagatCAATAAAAAATCGAAGCACGGTGTTTCGTTTATGGGTCGGCAGAAAAATTGGAGGGATATGAttgatgcccacaacagattgatgaggcactattttgtggagaatcccacataccccgagtcgtactttcgtcgccggtttaggatgagcaccgagttattcaggcgcattgcagagaaactagcgagccatgaccggttttttCAGCAGAGGAGGAAtgcgccggagagctcgggcatagcacctttcagaaggtgacaaccgctttgcgtatgttggcatacggtatccccgctgatctagttgatgatcacttggccattggtgagagccaagccatcatgtgtgtcaagcgcttcacagtcggaattgtgcaagtgtttggcctagagtacttgagaactcccagtgctgaagacgtcgcaaggctattggagatgaacaaagctcgcgggtTCCTAAGTATGCTTGgctaatagattgcatgcattggagttggaagaattgtccaaaggcatggcatggccaaTTCCACGgacaaaaaaagggttccactataatccatGAAGCcgtggccgatcaagagacttgtatTTGGCATGCCTTTTTTGGAATGCCTGGATATTTGAATGACATCAacgttgtcaaccggtcaccactgatgagtaAGTTTGCAAATGGTGAACTGCCACTAGTGCAGTTTGTAGCTAATGGTCGTACATACAACCATGACTACTATCTTGCGGATGGCATCTAcccaaagtggcaaacatttgtgaagccgcTGAAAAAACTGGAAGGTAAGAAATAtattgatttccacaatgctcaggcggcggctagaaaatatgtggagagagcttttgggattttgcaagcccaatttactACTGTAAGAGGatcggctagattttgggatcaaaagatgCTTCGGTACATAATGCacacttgtgtgatcatgcacaacatgatcaccgagaatgagcgtggccaagaagtagactactctcactatgagctcttgggacatcccgtgcgagtgcggcggagggctgaaagggtggcccATTTTGTTGTCTCCTATACCATCCGACGTCCGGCAGCGCATAATGAACTCAAGAAGGATCTCATTGCGGAGTGGTGGGCTTGGAATGGCCGCTAAAGAGCATCGTGATTTGTGCTtttgatgttgtattgttgaactatttgttgtatttcATGAAAGATACTATTTGCTTGAGTTGTAATAAATTGAACTATTCATTTTAAACTTGGTTGAATGATGTTTGTGATTTAAAAATtatatgccatgtctttgttttgtgAATGTGTTGTGAGATAAAATGCAACAAATGTGATGCGCCGGCTGCTCGCGCGCGTTGCATTTTTGCGTGGCTGCTGAAGCCAGCGCTGCGCGCCACGCTAAATCTGGCGATGGACGCATCACAAACCAGATTTTAGCGcgccgcgcgttgggcgcatgttggagatgctctaatgcttACACGCCACCCAGAGGCCAGAGTGTGTCAGATACTTTAGTGATAACAGTACCAGGCACCAGGTCCTTTGCGTCGGATGTGTACCCGACGAGCCCACCAAACCGACGTGGACACGGGTATTTCGCAAGTATGAATCGATGTATGTCACCTTTTCTCGTTTGAACAAAGATTAATGCCCAAATCACATCGCCTGGAGCAGCGGCTGGATATCTGTGTTCAGGACGTCCGCTCTCGTAAGTCACGATGAGACTTAGAtagtgtttggttctctagtcttAGGACTTTTTTTAATCCCTAAAACTTTTTGAAAAAGACTTTTAAGGAGGTGATTCTAAGGACTTTagtaaaaagtcccaaaaaagtccCCCCTGTTTGGTTTGCTAGGAATTTTTTTTAATCCCAACATAAAAAAGTCCCTAAAACCAAACCCCCCGTTAGCTTCCAAGTCACAGAAGCTGAGTCCAACATACACTGCGTCAACCGGGATGTCTTGCGAACTCCCCCGCAAGCCGGCGACGACGTTCCTTGTCATGAGCTTTCGTCTAGAAATACTTATCTAGCTTGTTAACCAGACAGACACTTGCACGGCAAGGAATTAGTTAGATTATTAAGCACCGGCGCGCCGCCGCGCGACGGCTGTGCTGCACCTGCACTGTCCAAGAAGCGCCGCCACCTCACATGCCAACCAAGAAAGTAGCGCTGAAAAGCCCGAGAGCGCCTCGACGCCGGAGCAGAGCAAGAGGGCGGTGGTGAGCTACTGGGGCATCGAGCCGCGGAAGCTCGTCAAGGACGACGGCACGGAGTGGCCGTGGTTCTGCTTCAGGCCGTGGGACACGTCCATCGACGTGACCAAGCACCACGAGCCCAAGGCCCTGGCGGACAAAGTGGCCTACTTCGTCGTCAGGTCGCTGCGCGTGCCCCGGGACATCTTCTTCCAGCGGCGGCACGCGAGCCACGCGCTGCTGTTGGAGACGGTGGCGGCCGTGCCCCCCATGGTGGGCGGCGTGCTGCTGCACCTGCGCTCGCTCCGCCGCTTCGAGCACAGCGGCGGCTGGATCCGGGCGCTCATTGAGGAGGCCGAGAACGAGCGCATGCACCTCATGACCTTCATGGAGGTGACGCAGCCGCGGGAGTAAAATGCAAGCGTGGTCCTAAATTTTTTTCAAAAGTGTCGATTGGGTTCTAATTTTTTGAAAATGCACATCTGGGTTCTAATTCTTTCTAAGTTATTCACCGGAGGTCCTAATTTCGTCTGACCGCCGCTAACCAGCTCGCGTGGCGCTTTGACCGCTGCCACGTCGACTCGAGGGCCCACACGGGAGATTTCCCGCGGTTGGAGGTGGCAACATACCCGCTTGGGCTGGCGATGAGATGGGCAGCGAGAAAAGGGCTAATGCTAGAGGTGGAGGAGGCGCTTGGGCAGCCTTCTTCCCACAGTGCTTCACGGCAGACGAGCTAGCGGCGGCGGACACGGTGGCGACGGCGTGGcgccagagagagggagagagcgagcagAAGACCTAGGGACCAGGGAATGAGGAAAGCGTAAACTCCAGGGGCCAAATTCCTTAAATTCCCAACCTCCAACCGCGGAAAATCTCCCCCGTGGGCCTTCGAGTCGGCGTGGCGGCGGTCAAAGCACCACGCGAGCTGGTCAGGCGGTCAAATAAAATTAGGACCTTGAATGAACAACTTAGAAGAATTAGGACTCATATGTGCATTTTAAAAAAATTAGGATCCAATCAACATTTTTAAGAAAGAATTAGGACCACGCCTGCATTTTACTTCCGCCGCGGTGGTGGGAACGCGCGCTCGTGCTCGCCGCGCAGGGCGTCTTCGTCAACGCCTACTTCGTCGGCTACCTCATTTCCCCCAAGTTCGCGCACCGCTTCGTCGGCTACCTCGAGGAGGAGGCCGTGGATTCTTACACCGAGTACCTCAAGGACCTCGAGGCCGGCTTGATCGAGAACACGCCTGCCCCGGCCATCGCCATCGACTACTGGCGCCTCCCCGCCGACGCCAGGCTCaaggacctcgtcaccgccgtgcgCGCCGATGAGGCGCATCACCGCGACGCCAACCACTACGCATCGGACATCCATTACCAGGGAATGACGCTGAATCAGACGCCTGCGTCGCTCGGCTACCACTGATCAGCTCAATGGACCATAGGTCGATGCCTGCTCGGCTACCACTGTCGCTGATGTTTGTCCTGTTAATTTGGGATTGATTGTTGCGCGTGCAGTCTGTTTGGTGTAAACGATGTATGTGTATGAGATCTTTTGTGTCACTTTGTACCCAAACATATGTCTACGTAAGCCGGTATTGCTTGTAAACATGATTTGATTACTTTTCTAGAAAAATATACTATGTGATATTATTGCTTGACAATAATTTTTTAACAGACGTGCAACATGCATACTTTCCTAGGCAAAATGGGACCGACTACAGTCAGTCGATTGAATTAGATTTGGGCCAGTTTTTTTAaaaggggactccccggcctctgcatcagaatgatgcaagtAGCCACATTTATAAATAAAATAAGTTCAATAAGGTCTTACAGTCTTGAAACAAAAAGAAGGCTAGCTCACAAAGAGCCTCAACGCCAAAAACAAAAGGCTCtagagccacaaccggctggcaaaacaatgataggtaaactaatcgcctatcctattacatgaccgccatccaaaccgattGAAGATATCCCTTGCTACCATCTCcaaccggacagatccagtaaccaaacgctccctggcctccgtcggagtgaggaaggaccacatacggatcagcatTGTAGCtcagaataaaacctgcaaaaaatgaatagttgttgttttGTTAAAagacaaatcatttctgcagttccaaattgcccacatcaacgcacatactcctacacgaatgtgtctagctgtaTCGGACTCTATCCTAACAAgtcacgttccaaataacgtactgaccgaattcggaggagtaatgttaaaggcaatttgcacagtGCGCCACAAAACTCTCGCCAATGGGCTATCAAAGAAGAGGTGCTTAATGGTctcgtcccgatcacagaaactacacctagtagattctGTCCAATTGCACTTaaccaagttgtcctttgttaaaatgatttgtttatgtacaaaccacataaacactttaatcttcaaaggaacatttactttccaaacatgtttggaactaggaatgacactagagttaatgacatcgatatacatcgactTAACCGTAAATTCTCCAGACCTAGTAagtttccaacacaactgatcgggctgatgagctagctgaacctccatcagtctactcaccaaatgaagccatgcttcccacctgtcaccaacaagcaccctccgaaactgaatattaagggggatggaCTGCATAGTCGTTGCAACTAGGGCATCACGTCGTTCAACAATACGATACAGGGACGGATACTGGATCGCCAATGGCGTATCAcccagccaagtatcctcccagaaacgggtATTGTTGCCATTACCGataataaactttgttctattaaagaaggctgacttaactctcataagccccttccaaaacggcgaatcagttggtctcactatcacctgtgacaaagtcttggactgcagatacttGTTACGGAGAATCTGCGCCCACGTTGCGTCAGTCTCAACTGACAACTTATAAAGCCACTTACTGAGAAGGCATCTAttcttgacctcaagattctcaatacccagacccccttggtcctttggtctacagatgatatcccatttggcgagtcggtattttctctttagttcatcactctgccaaaaaaaccttgatcgatagaagtccagccttttcctaaccccaactggaacttcaaagaaagataagaggaacatgggcatactcgtgagcaccgaattaataagaatcaaccggcctccataagacataagtttgcccttccagtaactaagtttcttctcaaaccgatcttcgatgcatttccactctctgttcgttagcttacgatggtgaatgggtatacctaggtaagtgaaaggtaaagcccctagttcacatccaaacaattgcctataagcctcttgttcctccttGGTGAAAGAATCGAGATagacctagaggggggggtgaataggtacaattacaaattttaattattacttggcaatttttaggcaataatgcggaatatgaagatgagcctaacaattgcacgtgagcacaaagtactaagcaaataacacaaacacgtaagtaggcaagcacaatataatgtacgcaagtgtaaagagacaagtaaccacaagtacagagttaaggttaggaataactgcaactccgggagacgaggatgtaagccgatgttcactCCCTTGGAGgggagctagtcaccgttagagggatggatgttaccacgaaggcacaccaacgccacgaaggctcaccctattctccctttgagacaacaccacagaggcgtttctcaaccactagtggtagaccttggggtggtctccaaaccctcacaaacttttccgagggtaatcacaaagttcgattcctctccggatgactcctacctactaggagtctccaacctccaagagtaacaagaacgatggggaaatgctcaaaacttgctcaagtcacgaattcctttggtgcaaagaaggggaagaagtggatctatcacttgattggagaacttctctccaaatgctcctagaacacttggaatctaggatttagtgtggatgaatgagagagagagtgaggagagttcttgtgaggctcaaagtgaatggtcaaccctatcccgtggaagggaagggtgtatatataggtggtgggaaaAAGTGGCCGTTTGGGGTACAGAATGGCCGGACGTTCAgagaacgtcggacgtccggaggcccaaatgggtccggacgtccgacagtcatcggacgaccggccgctgtgaaaagtgtgacccacaatctagtgtacaggatacggacgtccgagcggagccggacatccgtaagaatgcttctgatgtgaaagtgtcggacgtccggagggttccggacatccgtaaaaatgtttctgttgtggaagtgtcggacgtccgaaAGTGTCCGGACATCCGGGCAATcaggaaggaccggacgtccgtagaacaccggacgtccgaaggcaaggtatatagatagcaacttttgagcaagtttttcacagatccatcgatcccctcttaatagtgcgggatccctatactcaagaacaaaccataaatgaagtcaacatcttgtatctccattcttgagttatatgcttttgtccctagtcatgatccatgcacatggtctttggaacataatcctgagatatacttgataaacatgattagtcccgagcatatgtgttgtcatcaacataaAAATataattaagggcatgattgcactttcaatctccccctttttggtagttgatgacaactcatatgcatactcataatagtaatcggaagtatttgttgtggagctcaataaccATAATAAGAATAAGTAGCGAGCGAGCTCCCCCTCAACGTGACACCACAGATACTACTAAAAACAAAAATGATGAGGGCGCCCCCTCAAACTGATGCCACGATAATCAAGAGTTACA is a window of Triticum dicoccoides isolate Atlit2015 ecotype Zavitan chromosome 2B, WEW_v2.0, whole genome shotgun sequence DNA encoding:
- the LOC119361120 gene encoding ubiquinol oxidase 1b, mitochondrial-like, whose product is MPGYLNDINVVNRSPLMSKFANGELPLVQFVANGRTYNHDYYLADGIYPKWQTFVKPLKKLEAPARRRATAVLHLHCPRSAATSHANQESSAEKPESASTPEQSKRAVVSYWGIEPRKLVKDDGTEWPWFCFRPWDTSIDVTKHHEPKALADKVAYFVVRSLRVPRDIFFQRRHASHALLLETVAAVPPMVGGVLLHLRSLRRFEHSGGWIRALIEEAENERMHLMTFMEDHACILLPPRWWERALVLAAQGVFVNAYFVGYLISPKFAHRFVGYLEEEAVDSYTEYLKDLEAGLIENTPAPAIAIDYWRLPADARLKDLVTAVRADEAHHRDANHYASDIHYQGMTLNQTPASLGYH